GCAAGAGTCCTGTCCGCATGCCTGGTTGTTACAGGGAAAGAATGCTCCCGGATTGCTTAGTGTGTACATGCTGGTGAGGAGccgtgggatggagttagtctgctctgcttctggccctgggctccctcacttcctccctctgCTTATGGAAACCTTGGCTGCTGTCAGGGGTTTGGGCGAGGACTGAAGCTGAGGTCTTCAAGCTGAGTAGGAGCGGAGTAGGGACCAGcggtcaagacagggttccagcagctGGTCTCTTGAGGGGGCTACAGCACTAGCTCAGAAACTGTCTCTAtttgaggtttcatgtgcatggccatctgGAATTTTATTGCCTAGAGCAAACGAATATCTTGCAAGCAAATGAAATACACAGGATccaaaacaaaagacagagtcattagagaatctaagaaaggtgctgccCAAACCAGGAGGGAGTCTTCCcattgaaaggcaaacagaaactgacaagAGGGGCTCGATGATAATCAGATGGGCATTAAAGCCTGGCCaggtatgaggcccagacctgtctgtctcttcacatggggtactggAAGAGGCATcacaagggaggtgtgaacctccttagggaaggcaccctgttgacttctatcacctagctggcctgggaagacacCTGGCCTGCAATAGGAGGTTAGTATAGAATAGGTGGCACCTCTAAAAGCAAATTTGCAGCTCCGCCTGGATTGTTACTGCCCTTAGGCTGTCCTCCTGATGGTGGTGGTTATTTTGGACCcaggcagagtgaagggctttttcagGTTGGGGCCAGGAGGGTCTGCTGTTCTAACCCAGGAGTCCTTTAGCACCCGGAGCAGTTCCGTTTCCAGTGTCCTGGCTCTTGGCGCAGCCAACAGTGCTCTTGTAAGGAGTTGGTTTCTGTcttgacagctgcttgcccaatgccctgacTCCTCATATCGAAAACAGgtgccatctgggggtgaactgGCCTTGTTggatctccttgatggcagatcaccgtgtaaagcagccattaatcaTTAGCCTGCCACCTATCCTTACGTTGCTTCTGCTGCCTCACTCTTCTTTCTCCTGGGTCGCTGTGAAAGTAGCACACAGTAGAATGTCAGCAAAGGGGGCACTCAATCCTGTCCCTGATCTTTGGTGGCTTGAGCTAGAAATCTGTGGTCACAGGCATGTGATGACAATATTCTTTCTGTTAGATAAGATGATGCCCTCGAGGAAAGCTGTGCCCTTCCAGGTAAGGTCAAACATTAAGACCACCTTACTCAGATTGTCTTATGGAAGGTCTAGAGATCAAACTGTACGTCCTGATGGAGAGTCCTACAGAACAGAATTGTTTTTCCATCTTGAAAAGATtagaggagaaatgaggagaCAAGTCAGGCTTCCTCAATTGCTTGCTCTTAGTAACTTAAtagcaaatgaaaacttagcaaataaTTTTGGCTGTCAAATAACTTataaaaacatttaccaaaaggtcTAATGCTTTCGTAAATTTTAAGAGTACATGTAGTaatatttcttgaatatctaGCACAAgtttaagccaattaaaacagagctgttaataaattttccatgtacaatatgtacacacatataacacattACAGGAGAGACCAACAAAACGGTTTCAGTTATTAGCAAAGAGATTTTGGTGCCACTACAcaaggaaggggagaagaagaagaaggctaGGCATGGAGCATTCTTTGGAGGGAAGTTACCATCATCTTGGAGTTTTTCTTTGCTAGTCCTGCCAAATACATTCCTGGAGATGGTTGGAGCAGAGGTTGCATCTTCATGCAAGGTGTGGCTCCATTATGTGAGGTTTTAGGATTTTAATGTTcctagtgaagtaggcaggcatacatgttaaaattgattagacttgtgaactggaagaccacaccttcgccaTGCCCCTCTGTGACCTCGTGCCCCTACCTGATGCTTAGACCAtgtccctgtgtggcctcattcccctacctggacacacctgggtgcccaccagccaatcaggttaattaaccactcccctttggaagtgggttacaAGCTGGGACACAGTGTGGCCCTGCctactcttcttccctggcctcttgtcaggagggggcttgctgtagccccgtgcctccagggcgcatggcctttgggccatgtactctaggcttcctggcccagatacaggcctagatgctcttccacgtggctggttcctggtgctcggtatgaacccctattcacctctctctcttaaataaagctctcactctcctatgcatctttctcactaaataaaagcttaaaacgtaccatgctgcctcgtttatctgtgccgatatttagaatttttctttaaatattaggcaagacccctcttgggcttattaatattggggatttagtaataagcccatggtgaaatcgtatggcaccccaaattccagtagtgcatgtggcaccccagatagcatttctagggaactttaagggccacatttcagtgtaaattttagggggtcttctctgatttcagtAGGAGAGGAGGTGCTTgttaaagactttattttagggAAGACAGAATGGGAGGGAGTACAGGTAAAGGGAGAGTAGGAGCTGAGCGTGCCCAGACAGAGGGCAGGAagaggggtaggggtaggggtgtTGGAGTCAGGCTTCATTGCATTTGAACAGCAGGCAGGGTTCTTTCTGGAGCTGCttgttgggggggtggggtgcagggtaCTGCTTGGACCCTGATGAGGTAGGCAGGAAGATGTGAGAAAGGCTCCTGGATGATTGTCCCAGGAGGGGGGGTTTCCAGAGCGATAAACACTCTGCCAGCCTTTTCACTATCTGCTCCCAGAAGCAGAATGGGGAGAGggtcaggaagagaggagagaggcagtttCAGCTGTTGGTGAGTTAGGGGTGGGGAACAgccagctgggggcagggtgagCACCCCTGAGCAGGGAGCAAGAGTGGAAGAAGGGAAAGTCTCCAAGACTTTCTCCTGCCCGAGGGCTTGGAATAAGGAAAATTGACTTCGGAGGAGGACAAAGACTTAGATGTAGGGGAATCAGGTGGGTCTGCAAGAGAGAAAATACCAGATGGAGGCTGGGGATGGGGCTCCCTGGGGCGAATAGGGCAGATGCCCAGTCTGCTGGGCCAGGATCCCAGAGAGGCTGGGATGAGGGCAGGGTGGAGGGCCTCCAGGGAGAAGATGTTGGAGAGGCAGCaactgcccctgctgctgctggtggggtggaagaggaggaagggcaagagagagagagagagagagagagagagagagaaaaggatggAGTGAGCAAAGGGCTGTGTTCCTGAgatgctggcttctcaggtgGAGGGAGGCAGGCTTGGGGAGGTAGAAAGTTAAAGGGGAAGTTCCAGGCCTTCTTCCTCTAGGAGAACTTGGAATGAGGAAAATTGAccccaaaggggaaaaaagcctGGACGTAAGAGATCTCTGACCATTTGCCATTTTTCTGTGTGACGTTATTAGAATCTTAGAGGATTTTGAGACAAAAATGCCAAATCAGAATCATTTTCCAGTTTATGCTGAGGCCACATTTTAATGTGGAGATGGATTAACCACCTCTGCGTTACCTCTCCCTTCAGGCCAagctttcatcattttttaagaGGCAGGACAGAGGGGAATCAAAATTTGGAACCCATAGATTAAGCAAAATATGGTCTGAGGCAAGAGAGTCCTTTCACAGGGCGTCCCCAGGAAAGAATCACTCCAACCGAGAATCTAAGTTCTGAGTCCTCTAAGAGGAGACAGTGAGAATCCCCACACTTTGACTAGCATCTCAGTTCCAAGCTGTGGCAGATGGCTTTACCCCCATCCCCCCAGCAAGGGAAAGTGATCGAATACCCATGCCCTAAAAGGGATAAACCAGTCATGAGCATCGCCCCAGAGCACTTCAGGCAACAGAGACCTCTCTTAGCAATCTGAAGGTCTGAGAATTAGGTCCGGCATGGGCAAAGGCTCTGGCTGTGAATTCATTGGGAAATGAGAAGTGCAAGCAGGAGGGAGAAAGTGTTCTGGAGAGGCACCTCTCAGGGCCATTTGGGTCCGAAGGGAAGGAGGAGATTGTAGGAAAGAGAAGGTAAGGGTGGGCAGAGATAGTAAAAAGTGGAAGGGGTTCACAGCTCTTACCAGAGACCACCTCCTCCTCTCcgctcctcacacagggcaccaaagatgtaaggaaaagaggtgcagaacagagaggagacagagtacGAACTTGTAGCCAGATGAGATTTTCCAGAGGAAATAAATCCGCAGAATTCGACCAACTGCTGTCATGCTCACAGAGTGAACACGTGGCATACTTTAGTTCTTAAAGTATGTACAAGGGTATTTGAGAAAGCTCATGCAAAATgtaattaaaggataaatttattttggtgccaatttttttttttaatccatgaatagtttttcattatacacacttcccgtgagctttttgaagacctgttgTGCCTCTCTCTGAAAACACCCAGCCTATTAACATGAGCAGTCACTGGTTCCTTGTGCAGGCTCCCAAGGCCTGATGTGCCCTTCGGCTGCCAGCCTGATGCTCCTTAAGGACTTGGCCAAGCCGCGGAGCCTGCTGCCAAGCCCATGTTTATTCTTGGTCgaggggagggtggggatggAATTCTTGCCAGAATCCTGCCCCAATGTACCAGGTAACTGACCACAAGCTATAGCCCATATATGCTATTTATAGGGAGGGGAAAAAATAGTGTCGCCTCTGAAAGGGGTACCTGTGCCATCCGCCCACTGGCCTCCTACCACCTGACAGGCACTTTCTCTCCTACCTCaagaggaggcagggctgtgTCCCCACACCAACCCAGAGGTAGCTCCTGCTGCAGAGGCACCCAGGACTTTGGCACAGGGGTGGGGCAGAACGAGGAAATGGagaaggagctgggaacttggggaggggaagggaagggggtggggaagacAAGACTGGGCCCAGCTGTTGGAGCTCGGCACCAAGTTAGTGTAGGATCATGGCCATTGCCCATTTTCCCCTGAGCTATGAATGTCTCAGAGGTGCATTGGTCCCCAAGGCTGCGCTGGGCTGAGTCTGGGGGTGGAGAAGCAAATGGATGCTGCTGAAGGGGCTGGAGAGAAAAGTGGGGTGTAGGTAAATCTCATCTCTTGCTACCCATGGGGCCAGGAACAGCTTCTTTCATCTCTGTGGGCTGTTTCCTTAGTGCAGGAGGACAAAGGGGAGGGTAACTCTGGAGGAGCAACTCCCATGCTCAGCTGTGTGCCCCAGAAATGCCTGGGGAGCTTGCTACCATCAGGATGCCTGGCCTCCCCTTGCTGTTGGAtttgggaggagcaggaggatGCCGGGAGTCCACGCCTCTCAAAGCTTCCTCAGGGGAGTtcgctgcaggccagggtctgCAGCCCCTGCACTGGAGGGCCCCCCTGAGCCATCTGACTGACACTTTGAACCTTCGTGTACAGCTTACTAAATCAGGGCCAAGAATACATGGAGGTTAGACCTTCGCCTCACGGGACCTTTAGGCAGCATCACAGTCAGAGGCTTCATCACTTGCTGTTACGTTCTAAGATGTTGTCAGCTGGGAGCTCATTCAGGTACTATCGAGGAAGGCTGAAACCCCACACCAAGTGCAacctccttcttttctctcctttgttgTAGCTCCCTGTCCCCTAGTTTCATCTTCATCTCTTCCCGAGGTCACTATCTGGAGGCCACAAACACAAACCTCTACAGGCCACACCTGAGTTTTTTATTTCAGTCTGCCCAGTATTTTTTGAAAGCCTGAATTTATCTGAAGTCAGATTGGGGAGTTGCTTTCCAGCTCTCCACTCCTTACCACACCAACAGTGTTccacccacagctccagccttctgGATTACCTGCCAGTGCCCTGAATTTAGATCTCTTCCAGCCTCTCCACTCCTATGTTCCACGCCAGCCTGTCTTTTGAGCTCCTGGTACATTTATCCAAATGCCTCCTGGAGAGATAATCCAGTTTGTGTGCTTGATGGAAGGCCTGGCTGAACAGATGTTAGTTAGTGATATCATTATTCCAACTGCTCATCTCTTCTTAGACTCTCACAGGCACCTTAACTGGACCTTTATCaaacttcccttcctccccaacCCCAGCATCTCCCCCAGCATCCCCTTCCCATGATTGGAATCATTCGGATGTTGCATAAAACTGGGAATCACGTTGGTTCCTTCCTCTGTTTCATTCCAAGTTACCATCAGACCTGTAAAGTCTCTCTTGGAtgcatccagttttcccacttcTGCTGTCACCCCCTAATTCAAGCCCTATCATCTTTCAGCAACTGTAGGCCTTGCCCACCTGTTCTCCTTACAGGGAGTTGTTATTCATATTGGAACTCGTAGTTCATTCAAAGCCACAGATCATTTTACTGAACAGACTTGATCTTGCCTGTCTCTTACATACATTTATTGGCTTCCTGTTGCCCAAGGATAAAATCCAAATGTTCCCCCCAGCCTCCTGTGGCAGCCCGTGTTGCAGCCTTTGGGATGTCTGTTACCGCTGGGATGGGCTGACTCCCTCTGGCCTCTGGGCCTTCACTCAggctgtttctcctcctcctcctctttactGGGATagcttctccctttccctcctgtCAGCTGGGCTATCATTTTTCAGGTTTTCCCTTATTCCTTCCATCAAGTAGATTGCCTGCTCCTACCTTGCAGAGCACCTGTGCTTTCCCTGCCATTGCATCCATCACATTGCATCAGGGTTGCATGTGGCGGCTGCCTGCTCTGTAGACTAAGGCGACACGTGGGCAGGGGCCACCACTGTCTGGCATGTTCACTGCTCTCTCCTCTGTGCCCAGCACATGCTTGGAAGTGAAGTAGGTACATAGCAAGTGTGTcatgaggaaaagaagaaaaagggagaaatagaagaaataaagagtGATGGAGGCAGCTGGACTTTCTAACGCAACcagaagggagacctggatttggttcccgacttctgactttggcctggcccagtcctggctgttgtgggcatttggttgagctgactagcagatgggagtgtacccaactgcttgagccatcaccactgcctcccagcatctgcattgtcaggaagctagaattgggagctggagccaggacttgaacctaggtattCGAATATGGGGCCcaggcatcttcactgctgggccCTGGACTGTTGTCTTGAAACCTGAATATAAAATGTGAACCACTTAGCAGGCCAGATACATACCAGCTGCTCAGTTCTTGGCTTGGTTTAAATGGTCACCTgcatttcaattatttaaaagtatCAGGGCTGGGCTCACACAGGAAACAGGAGGCTCATGAAATATTGCTCTCCTGGTGGGAAGAGGTGCTTTGTCTTTACTGTCTCTTTCTAAAAGAAGGAAGACAGCAGTGGCAGAGAATAGAAAGGCAATAGCAACAGTGAGGTGTGGGAAACGCAAACTGGAGAACTGGACTCCCACTGGATCATGGAGTCATGCTGACAGACAGGCTCCTCTCTGGGTTTCCCCCTTGGGCTGATCGTGTGCCCAGATCCATACCTTGGAACTTCTCTGCCATGCAAGGGCATCTGCAGGCAGGACCTTGGGAGGTGATGGCTGTGTGAGAGCAGAGCCCTGCTGATGGAGACTAGCTCCTTATCAAAGAGATCCCAGAGTGTTCCCTCACCCCTTGCATGACGTGAGGACACAGCGAAAAGCTGGCCACCCAAGAAGCCAAGGGCAGGCCCTGGCCGGACACTGAGCTGCCGCTGCCTTGAGCTTGGATTTCCCCTGCTCCTGAACTGTAAGAAAGAAATCCCTGTTGTGTCTAAGCCACCCCGTCTGTGGGCTTCTTATCCCAGCCGTCTTGCGTGGGCTCAGGGACCCCTCACGGCCGTCAGGAGGATGGCCCGTGAGCGGGGGCACCAGAGGCAGCATCCTGATAAGCAGAAAAGGGGCCCCATTTCCCgctctcccagcccagcctgctcatctctccagggcctgggcttgGTAAATGAAGTATATGTTCGGTCATTTTGAAAAGAACACTCTTTCTTATTTCAGAGACAAGTTGTATTCgttttggaaaatgcatataagTGAAAAGAAGGAACAAGTGATCAGAATTCCACTGCTGGAAACATTTGGCAGTGTGTGCTTTCAAAGCCCCGTGTCCATAAGTGAGTGTGCTTGTCTGTAACACATGACATGGCATGCTAGCGTGCACGCCATACTGTTGGGTAACCTGGCCTTTGTCCCTGCCTAGCTCTGTGTGTCAGTAATGAATGTATCCCGTGTCACCATGGGCGCTGAGGGCGGCTGGCCTCCAGACACTCAGGGTGCCCTGCCCAAGCACACACTTGCCACTTGTTTGTGTTGGAGCAGCTTGGTTGTCAAACCTGTATCATCCATATGCTTCCCTTACAGTGAATCCTCACATTCAATCTTAATACCCGCAAGTACAGAAGGCAGGCGGGCAATGGGAGGAAAATGTTTAAATGCTAAGAGGACCTCCTTGGTGGAGGGGAGGCGAGGGGCTGTAACGCTTCACTATGCTCTTTATTTCCAATTCTGTTCAACCTCCACGTCTTATCTCAAGTGCCACCTCACTTCaactcaacaaattcaaaaacacGAACAAAACACAGCCTCTGTCCTTAAAGAGATTAAAATTGGTAGCAGAGATAAGAGATGCAGTAACTTACCATcactaataaatgaattttctCTCTCATTTAACACAGAAGTACCCAGTATTTTGTCATGGGCGCCAAGGACAAGATGGACATAATTATATTAATCACAGCAAATGTTTAACAAGAACTTGCATGTCTAGGAGCTGTTAACCCGTTAGATGGTATACATTTGATGTTTAATTCCTGCTGTCAGCCTGTGAGGAAAGTACTGCTGTTATGAACAATATAATGTAGAAACAGACATCCAGGGAggtgaagtgacttgcccaaggtgacTGGGCTGTAAGTGAGGGAACTGGGGTTTGATTGGAGCCCATTAAGGCTACAGACATCTAGCACTGCCGGTGGGCTGGGCGACGGTGTCACAGGCACCAAAGAAGCAGTGTGATTTTGCCTTTCAGGTACTGTGGCCTGAAGACCTGCCTGCAGACGTCGCCCCTGGTGGGGTTCATGGTGACCAATCAGTGCAGCTATCACACGCCCATCAGCTTTCCGCAGGTCCCGGTGGCGGCCTTGGCTGTGGAGAAGGTGGGTCACTCCAGTGTGAGTTACAGACTTGCCCTGTTTCCGCCCAAGGCCACTCAGGAGCCACCTGCAGTAGGTCACCGTGACCTCAGCGATGGCTTTTTCTTCGGCCATCCCAAGTTGGCAGAGTTTGATGCCTTGGCCTGCACCACCGGCTCTTCAGTCCATGTCTTTGTGACTCCAGCCACCAGCAAGCCAGCGGGCCTTCCGGAAGACTTGAGGACGGGCCTCCGGAAGCTGCTCATCCCAGCAGCAGCGTGAGACAGGGGCTGTTCATGTAGTGAAATAAAGTTCACATTGCTCTCACAACGAGTTCTTGAGCTCTTAGTATATATTTTTGTCCTTACAACGGCTGTCAGTTCCTTCAATGTTTTTATAACAGTCACCAGCTCCATGGATCAAGCACCTGCTTGCCTCAGTGCTTTGTTCACATTGTCTCAAGGAGGCAGAAGAGGAAAGTGGAGTTTGTAGAGTGAAAGTCACCAGCCAAAGTGAGTCTGTGCTGTCAATCTGTACACTAACACTGTGTCGCATCTCCTGTCTACACTGCAGGCCCAGCAGACCTGTTTCCAGGGGAGATGATCCCATTCACCACCTGTAGACAAACTGGGCATGTTCTCTACGTCAGCTGTCTTTATCTCCAGTATCTTACCAGCCCAGGCACATCCTACCCTTGGTTTTGGATCATTAATCTGATGCAATGCATTCAATGTCCTGAGCTTCTTACAGTTAATTACCTTGcgacctctttatttatttatattttggtaCTATAAAATTATCTTCCTTTCTTACATCTAAACAATGAACTGACAAACTTCTGGCACCTTTCTGTTAAATCTATAACCTCTGTCAGTCACTAATGCCATGAGTTGAAATCTAGGCTTGGCTATTAGTAAAGTAAATCTGATGCTGAAATAGTCAGGCTTACGCTTGGTGTCACGTGACGATGACTGCCATTTCCCCAGTGCTGACTACAAAGGTACGTTATAATCATTAGCTGCATTGGTCCTTACCACTGTTCTGTATGGTGAATGCTGTTATCACCATTCTTCAGATGGGCATGTTGAGGCTTTAAAGAAGAGAGTTGGAGTCAGGGGAAGGGATTCTGGCTTAAGCTCTGCTTCTGCCTTGTTGTGACAGGGAAAGCCATGGGTTTAAGCCCTCTAggccccagtttcctcatctgggaAACATGCTCCCTAGTAATCTTTTCCAGTAGGTTTCcagaatgcctttttttttttttttttttttttttgacaggcagttagacagtgagagagagagaaacagagagaaaggtcttcctttccttttgttcacccccccaaatggctgctacggccagtgtggtgctgccagcatgctgcgccaatccaaagccagaagccaggtgcttcctcctggtctcccatgtgggtacagggcccaagcacttgggccaccctccactgccctctcgggccacagcagagagctagactggaagaggagcaactgggacagaaccggcgccccaaccgggactagaacccagggtgctggcgccgaggcagaggattagccaagtgagctgtggtgccagcctggaATGCCTTGTAAATAtatatggaggggccagtgctgtgacttagcaggttaagctgctgcttgcagtgccggcatcccatatgggcactggttcgagacctggctactccacttcctatataactctctgctatgccctgggaaggcagtagaggttggcccaagttcttgggcccctgcatccccatgggagacctggaggaagctcctggctcctggcttcggatcggcgcagctccagccgttgtggccaattggggagtgaacctgcggatggaagacttctctctctgcctttcctttttctctctgtgtaactctgactttcaagcaacataaataaatattttaaaaataatttaaaaaatatccttcCAGGTAAGGAAGCAGTCAGTTT
This window of the Lepus europaeus isolate LE1 chromosome 7, mLepTim1.pri, whole genome shotgun sequence genome carries:
- the LOC133764376 gene encoding uncharacterized protein LOC133764376, with amino-acid sequence MISWVSRLLPKNACYFATSSKNQRVEDWRRRQEAYGYFLPIQTRWQDNDQYGHVNNVVYYSYFDTIINHYLIRYCGLKTCLQTSPLVGFMVTNQCSYHTPISFPQVPVAALAVEKVGHSSVSYRLALFPPKATQEPPAVGHRDLSDGFFFGHPKLAEFDALACTTGSSVHVFVTPATSKPAGLPEDLRTGLRKLLIPAAA